TATGCTATTTGGCTAAGTCCATATTCATCATTTTCTATCTTCTTAACCTTCCCTATGAGAATCCCTTTAGGGAACTGTCCTCCAAGTCCGCTTGTCACAACTCTTGTTCCAACTTTGACTTTAACGTTATTATCAATATCTGAAATTACAAGTAAGTTCTTCTTATCATCAAAATGGTCTACCATACCGAAGATTTCTTCCCCATCCTGCTGAAGCGTCACGCTGATCTTACTTGCTTTAACACTTGACGTAATCATTTCCACTTGCGATGAGTAGCTATTTACTTTCTTGAGTCGACCGACTAATCCTTCAGTCGTAATTACCGCCATGTTTTCTTTGAAGCCGGAAGATTTTCCTTTATTAATGACCATCGTATTCATCCACTGATCATGATTTCGACTGATGACAGTTGAAATTTCAGGTTCGTAAACAGCAATGCTTTCCGTCTTTAAGGCTTGACGTAATTCTTGATTTTCCTTTTCAAGCCTGTAGTTATCAGCTTCAACCTGTTCGAAACCTTTAATCTTTTGTTTGAGCTTCTTATTCTCTTCGTTTGCATCCCACATATGTATTACATTACTGAAATTCGTTGTTACGAACATAGCAGGATATGACACGATACGCTGCCCTGCTGCAACAGTATCTCCAGCAAATGCTTCTGCTGTAGAAGTTGAGCGTTCTTTTAAAGATACACCGACTAATACAATAAAGACAATCAGCCCAAATAACATAAAGACTAGTTTATTTCTTTTGTAGAAATTAGGCAACATTAACACCTCGTTATAGAATATTCAATATATTATAAGATACCATATTTAAGCTTTAATCTGATTATTTTTTCATTATTTTCATCAATTATTTTTTTATCGATATTGCCGTTTTCAACATTCGTTTTCACATATTGAATAAGTGCATCAACATCTCCAGTATTACTTCCGATGAGCATAATCGTCTCACCTGACTGCAGCCCTCGAACGACTGCTTCATTTATAGTATAGCGATTACTGATTGCACCCATGCTCAGATCATCAGAAATGATGACACCTTTATAGCCGAGTCTTTTCTTTAATATATTTGTTACAATTTCTTTACTGATTGATGCCGGGTACTTATTATCTATTTCTGGAAACAAGATATGGCTGACCATCAGCATATCGATATCTTCATCGATATGTCGTTTAAATGGCAGCAGTTCAAACTGCATAAGATGCTCAAGTGATTGCTGGCTTACCGGGAGTGTCACATGACTATCTGCGACCGTATCCCCATGACCCGGAAAGTGTTTACCACTCGTGATGATTCCAGTATCGTTTATTCCTTGACGAAACGAAAGACTCATTTCAGACACTGTATTTGCATCCTGACCAAAACTTCTATCACCAATCACCTTATTCACTGGATTACTCCAAATATCCAGTACAGGTGCAAAATCAAGATTAAAACCCAGACGTTTCACGTTTTCTCCAATGTATCTCCCTTGCTGATATGCATATTGCTTATCATTTGTTAAACCTATTGCGTATGCAGATTCAATATTTGTTATAGAAGCAGGCAATCGATTCACTCTGCCTCCTTCTTGATCTATCCCAATAAACATCGGTATCTTCGTAGCATTGTTAAAGATATCCTGATTCAGCTGTGTTACTTGTGACGCATTCAAAATATTTCGTTTAAACAAAATAACACCGCCAATATTACGGTCAGAGTATGCTTTTAATGCTTCATTGTAATTTGTACCGTCAAAGCCCAGTACAAGCTGTTGCGCTATCTTTTCTTCAAGCGTCATTGAACTTACATAATAGGTGGTCAGATCTACATGAGATAAACGCTGTAATTCAACAGCAGGATAATGTGCTTTTGATATTTTATGCTCATTACAAGCAGTTAATAAGAAAATAACAGGTAAAACTATAATAAAAATAATACGATTGTATCTCATAAATACTCCTAGTTCATAGTGTGGGACATATTTCTTAATTTTACATAGTGTATGCAGAAAAGTTCCTGAAAACAAAACAAGAACTATACAGAAAACAGCTTCTATCTTCTATGTATAGTTCTTATATTCTATCCTTTAATTATCATAGCATTAATATGATGAAATATCCTTTAAATCAATTCGCTGGTTTCGTTCTGTTAGTGCCTGATTCAATGTATATTCATCAGGAAAAACAAGAACCTGCCGTTCTCCAAATCGGTAAAGAATATAATCATCACCGCGCTTCCCTGCTAGATATTCATCATTATATCCCATTAAGTTCAAACCAGAAACAGCCATAAACTCTTTCTTATCCATAATGTTAAATGCATTTTTAACTTGTGACAATGGAATATTACTAAATAAAGCATTGTCTTCTAAATCATATGCGACTGCATCGCGATCATTACTCGTCTGAGTCTGAGGTGTCGTAAACGGATTAAACTGTATAATTAAATATATCATGATACATACAGTCACAATCAGCAATAATTTTATTGTTCCTTTCAATAACCTAAACATCTGATCCCCTACTTTCTTATATAACTATAAAGTAGATCGGGGATGTCTTCATCCGTCTTAAGATTGAAATCACGACGCATCACATAAAATTTCGTAAGTGTGCCATTTTCGATCATCGATATTTCATTCTTAAACTCAAATCCGATACGATGGTATAAATACACCGCGCGCGTATTAAATGATGCAACGGTCAGCCTGAAGTGACATATATCATGATAACGATGATAGAAATGCATAATCATCTTAATAAATGATCTGCCATATCCTCGGCCAATAAACTTTGGATTTAAAGCAAAACCAAAGTCAATCTCATTCAAATTTACTGACATCATATCAACTTGCGCACTATCACCGTCACAGAAAAATCCAAATATATCTTCTTCCTTGAACACAACATAATAATGTCCATTCAAAAATTCCTGAATGGCAGTTTCCTCGCCATTCAGGTTATAGTATGCATATGAATCTCCAAAATCCCATAAACTTATTGTTCTTGCACTTTCTTCATCCATACTGCAAATTTTTAGCATGTCACTACCTACCTGATTGTAATGCATACATTTTAGCATACTGACCTTGAAGTGCAATCAATTCGTCATGCGTTCCATGCTCAATAATCTCACCCTTATCCAGCACGATAATCTGATCTGCATTTTTAATTGTAGACAGTCGATGTGCAATAACAAATGTTGTACGACCACTCTTTAACACGTCCATCGCCTGCTGGATCATCGCTTCAGTTTCTGAATCAATGCTCGCTGTCGCTTCATCAAGTATCAATATTTTTGGATCAAAAGCAAGTGCGCGTGCAAATGAAATTAACTGACGCTGTCCGCTCGATAAAGTTGCACCACGTTCTACAACTTCTGTATCAATCCCTGCTTCAAGCGACTGCAGCACACGATGTCCGCCTACACGCATTAATGCATGTTCAGCAGTTTGTCTTGATATACGCTTATCTCCTAGTGTGATGTTGCTTAAAATTGTGCCAGTATATAAGTATGGATCCTGTAAGACGATACCCATACGACTTCTCATAGACGCTTTTGTCACCGACTTCGTATCTATTCCATCAATCAGAATCTGTCCTGCTGTCGGATCATAGAATCTAAAAAGCAGATTCATGATAGAGCTTTTCCCGGAACCTGTATGACCGACTAAACCGATTGTCTCACCAGGTGATGCATGGATATTAATATTCTTAAGAACAAGCTCATCCTTCTTATAGCCGAACGATACATTTTGAAACTGCACTTCACCACGTGTAATCAATAGTTCGTCCTGCTCAATGATTTCTGGTGTTTCATCCATCATTTCAAACACACGATTGCTAGATACGCGCGCTTGCTCCAATACGCTCAGCTGATTCACGATATTGAACATCGGATTAAATAATCTCGTCAAATAATCGACAAGAATATACATCATCCCTGCTGTTAATGTGGCTTCATTCGATAAGAATGATTGTCCAAATATATAGATCATGATCAAAAATACTGCAGAACGTATAATTCCCATCAAATTATGACTCGTTAATGAGTCCAGCTTAATAATTCGTTCATAATTCTTCAAATATTCTTTATTCAGTTCATCATATTCCTGCTGTATCTTAGCTTCCTGATTAAACGCCTGAATAATTGTCATTCCATTGATTGATTCGTTCAGCATTGCATTCATATCACTATTACGCTCACGCACGATATGATTATACTTATCTGAAATCTTACGGTAGATCATCAGCCAGAAAAACAGCAATGGGACAACAATCAGTGCGAGCAGCCCTACTTTTGCATTAAAATAGAAGATGACGATAATAATCCCCAAAATATTCGTAAAACCTGCGATATATGTCGGGAGCATCACCGTAAAAAGTTCAAGAATCGTCTGCGTATCATTCGTAATTCTTGCAACGACTTTTCCAGCGGGCAAGTTATCAAAATATTTTATCGGTAGTTTCTGAATATGTTCAAACAAGTTTGTTCGTAAATGTTTTATAACATTTGAACCTGCTGTCTGAAAGACAATCGTCTGATAGTAGCTCATCACTGCATAGATTAATGCAATGAGGAAATAAAGCCCAAGCAGCTGAAATATAGGCTCCATATTGATCGTTTCCCCGGCATCCTTAATATGATGATCGATAATATACATTCCTATTACAGGACCTAATAATTCAGTTACAACCGCAAAGAAAAGAATGATGAAACCTAAGATAAACAATCTCTTTTCTTTTACAGCTTCATGATAGAGACGCTTCGTCGTACTCATGACGACTCACCTCCTAGTTGTTGTCTGTCAAACTGTTCTTTATACCATCCATCCTGTGCAATTAATTCATCATGTGTACCTTCTTGAACGATGACACCTTCAGAGAGCACGACAATATGATCTGCATGCTGCACAGCAGAAAGTCGATGTGTGGAAATAATGGTCGTCTTTCCTTTTCGTGATGATTCTATGTTCTCGATAATCGCAGTTTCTGTCTTTGCATCTACAGCACTTAAAGAATCATCAAGTATAAGAATATCTGGATTTTTAATCATCGCTCGCGCAATTGATATACGCTGTTTTTGACCGCCTGATATCGCAATCCCTTTTTCTCCAACAAGAGTATCCAGACCAGACGGCAGTCGTTTTATATCCTCATTAAAGTTTGCAAGGCGTAATGCTTCAGCAATTTCCTCCTCTGTTGCATCATTTTTTCCAAACTTAATATTTTCTCGGATTGTTCTCGAGAATAAGATATTCTCCTGTGATACATAACCGATCTTATCTCGGACCTCTCTTTTCGTCAGTTGATCCAGATGGATGTTTCCTAAAGTTATCACACCTCGTCCGAGTGGATATTCTTTTAGTATCTGTTTAATCAATGTCGTCTTACCGCTTCCAGTCGGACCGACGATACCTAAAGTATCTCCTGTGTTCAGTTGAATTGAAATGTCCGATAGATTAACTGCTTCGCTTGATGGATATTGGAACGTCACAGCATCAAATGCGACATTGTGGTCATCAGGTACAACATGGTCAATCGGTTCTGATAAAGTATCCTGAGTATCTAATGTCTCCATTACTCGATCCAATGAAGCATTGCCTCGCTGCATAATATTAAAGAGCATTCCGATTGCAAACATTGGCCATACAAGCATATTTAAATAGACATTGAATGAAATTAATGCACCGACCGTAATTTCACCTTGATTGACAAGAAAACTTCCATATCCTAATGCAATCATAAAGCTTAAAGCGGTAATTACAATCGTCAGAGGTTTAAATAACGCGTCTAATTTCTCAACATGGATAAATTTATTTACTACGTCTGTCGTCATATGTCTGAATCGTTCATTTAAATGTTCTTCCTGAGCAAATGCTTTTGACACTCTGATTCCTTCTATAGACTCAAGTACGCTGTCATTCATTTCTCCGAATGCATCCTGACTTACTGTATAACGTTCATGAATCATCTTACCGAGTTTCTGCTCTATTATCGCTAAAAATGGAAGCGGTAATAACGCAGCTAACGTTAATTTCCAGGATACGAGGACTGCCATCGTAGCGATAATTGTAATCATGTAAGTTGTACTATCAACTAATGTCAATATACCGAAACCAACGGTCATACGAATTGCACTTAAGTCATTTGTCGCTTTAGCCATCAAGTCTCCTGTTCTGTTCTTCTCATAGAATCCTGGACTCATTGTAAGAAACTTTGCCATCAGCTTTCTGCGCATCATACTCTCAAGCAGTTGCGATCCATTAAAGAGCAGATAGCGCCATAAGAAGTTAATGATATAGCTAAGTATAATCGTAATCAAAAAGACAATCATAATCCATTTGAACTTTGATGCGCTCAACGTCTTCATATTAACTGCATCTATCGTCTGACCAATCAGCCATGGGGGAATGACTTCTACCACATTCGCAATTAATAGTACGATGATTGCAATAATATAACGTTTCTTCTCCTGTTTAAAAAACCAGCTTAACTTTCTTAAAACATCAAACATATTCCATCTCCTTTCTCTTTAGACACAAAAAAGCACACACTCTCATATAAATGAAAGCATGTGCGCTTTTATATCCAGAGAGAGATCTCCCTGCAATTACATAGATTTATGCACTGCGGGAGGAAAATATTGAATTTCTTGTTGAGTCGTTACTAAACGTCTTAATTTGTTCATTGTATTTTCCTCCTTTCTTTTTAAGATATTTCCATCATAATTTAATCTTCTGAAAATTTCAATAGTTTATATGCATAAATTTCGAAAATCGAATATTAATAATCGGCGAGATATAAAATTTTATATTTATCTTTATCTATTGATATTAACCGTTTTAAGTCTTTGTGAAGCTGAGAGATGTAGTCAAAATAGATTGCTCCGTATTCATATGAACCAAAGAATGGTCCTGTATAATACGGAAGTAACATAGGCGCATCGCCAGGTCGACACTGAATCGCTTTTACAGCGTTTAATAAATAATGAAGATCCTCGTTATTCACCTCACATTGTCCAGGGTTATCCAGCTGATACTTCCTATCAAAATATCCATGCAATGCATTAAACTTTCTGTAATATGCTAGTTCAATGCGTTCACGAGTCAGTTTATCTTCAACATAGAAATACATATCTAGACCCATTATAATATCCCCTTTTCCTTAATACTGACATAATTCCCATCTCCAATAATGATATGATCAAGTACGTCTATTCCGAAGAGTTCTCCGCATTTAATCAGACGTCTTGTAGCTTCTATATCTTCATAACTCGGTTCTGGATCTCCTGAAGGATGATTATGTACAATAATGATTGCTGCAGCACTTCTTTTTACGGCCTCTTTAAATACTTCTCTCGGATGTACGATAGAGGCATTCAGTGAACCGATAAATATCGTTGATTCATGCATCACGACATTCTTCGTATTCAGTGATAATACGACGAAATGCTCCTGTGTCATATAGCGCAATCGTTCCATCAATAAATTAGCTGCACAAGCAGGAGATTTCACTTTGATTCTTGCTTCATTTGTATGCGTATGCATTCTTATAGCAAGTTCAATAATTGCAAGAATCATCGCTGCTTTCTTCTCGCCAATGCCTTTAATTGTAATCAGCTCCTGAAAGGTCATATATCTTAAATCTTTAATGTGACCAGTATGTTCCAGAAGTCGCTTTGCTACCGTATAGACACTCTCATCTCGAACCCCACTACCAATAATGAGCGACAGCAGTTCCTGGTTCGTTAACTGAGCAGCACCATAAGTTAAAAGACGTTCTCTCGGTTTATCGCATTCCAGTGCAATCATCTGCATTAAATAAATCCTCCAAAATAAATGTATTTAATATCCTGATACAAATACATAACAACAAAGAAACTTGCAGTAATAAATGGAACGAGTGGAACCTTTTTTAAATTTCTTTTGTAGGATAAAAATATCATGCTGGCAAAACCTCCAATTAAATAGGTTAAAAAGAACATTGCAATGAAATAAGGGATCGGCAGAAAAATAAGTAAAATTACGAAAAGCTTGATATCACCATATCCGATACTTTTCGTCAAGAAGAAGAAAATATGAAGCAGAAGAATCATCAGTAGTTTGATCGTAATATGTTCAAATGTCACCTTAGAAATTGTTGCACTATGAAAGATATACAGATAAGTATAGCCTGTCATCAAGCAGGAAAAGAGTAGTGTAAGTAATTGATCAGGAATAGTAAATGACTCAATATCGATGATTGAAAGTGGAATTAAAAAAATTGTGATTGTAAGAGCAATTTGAATATGAATGATATTATTTAAAGAAAAGATATACACAAAAGCAGCACCTGTTAATATTTCACCCCATAATAAGGCAGTCGGTATCCGTATGCTACAATATTTGCATCGTCCCCTCAGCAGCAAATAAGAAATTATTGGAATCAAATCTGCAGCTGATAATTTGTGATGACAATTAAGACATCTAGAGCGACGGAATAGATCGTTCTGGTCATTGATACAACTTATAAAGGAACTAAAGCAAGCACCGAGTAAAAAAATGATGACTGTCATAATTCACCTCACTTTCACGTATAATATATAATAATTAATACATTCTGTAAAAAGCACATTTTTCAAAAATAACAGTGATTTTGATACAGATATTAAAGATTTATCTGCCCAAAATTAAAAAACTGCATATAATTTATGCAGTTTTTTAATTTTAGTAATATTTTTATTTTTTATAGATACATATAAACGATTAGTCCTCCAAGACATATCAATACCCATATTGCAGAAATCTTCCAGACAAATTTCAGCCATTTATTATACGGAATACCTGCGACTGCAAGTAATCCCATAAGACTTGCGCTTGTCGGGATGATATTATTGCTGATTGCATCTCCATATTGGAATGCCAGAACTGCAACTTGTCGATTAATACCAAGAAGGTCACTGATAGGTACCATAATCGGCATCGTAGTCATCGCCTGTCCTGAACCAGAAGGAATAAAAAAGTTCAGTACGAGCTGTGTTAAGAACATTGCGACAACCGAAAATGCAGCCGGTAGATGGTCGATAAAATCTGTCATATGAAAGACAATTGTATCAATAATCTTGCCGGAAGTGAGCACGACAACGATGGCTTTAGCAAAACCGACAATCATCGCACCGAATAAAATATCTTTCATACCTTCAAGCAATGCATCGAAAGTCCCGTTAATCCCGAGACCTCCAATAATACCGACTACAATACCCATAATAAGAAAGTTCGCACTCATCTGTGTTAAAAACCAGCCATACTTGAATATACCATATACATTGATAATAATCGTTGCGGCTAAAATAGTTAAAATAACAGCATGTCGCTTTCTAAAGGAATCAAATTTAGTATCGAGCACATCATCGCTCATTGTTCGTCTCTCTTCGACATTTACATCATATAACAAACTTTTTTCGGGATGCGCTTTAACTTTCTTAGCGTAATGCATCACATAAAGAATACCTGTCAGTAAGACAAGCAGATATATCAAAGTACGATAGCCCCATCCGGAAAACAACGGTACTTCAGCAATGCTTTGAGCAATTCCGACCGTAAATGGATTGATAATATAAACACAAAAGCACCCTACAACTATGTAAGGTGCTTTTCGGCTGTTTAACCGAATTTTTGAAAATTCGGGTATATGGCCGAACAAAAAATCCCCACACTCAAGTGAGTGCAGGGCTACAATTTACTTAAATACTTTATTCACTTTCATTCTTCCTAGCCAAATCCAATCGTTTGAGCCTTTTCCTGTTAAGTTACCTGTATAAATTCTTCCCCATCCATTGTGGATTTCAAAGATATATATTACATCACCAGGTTTTAGTTCATATCCAGCCTTACGATTCCAGTTGAAACCTTTAACACGATTCCCAGAACGCTTTCTTACTTCTGCGCCTAAATTATCAATCGTACCTGTAACATAAGCAGTTAATGAGCGACCTCTATCCACTGCTGCATTAAAAGGTAAAGTGACTGTTGAATATTTTGTGTTTTTTTGTGGCGCTTTTTTCTTAATAGAAGTAAATAACGTTTCGTTTTTATAATTCGGTCTGATGAAGTGGCTAATACCTGAGCAATCGTCCCATCTTAAAGTTGCTGGTGTTCTCGCCTGTCCGTCCCAATTTTGCTCCAATACCATGCACCCATTTAAATCACCGCTATTATATACGATGGCAATATGACCATATAAATTGTCAAATGCGCCACGAGTAAATACTGCGATATCTCCACGTTGTTGTTGGAATGATGGTGTATTTTCACACACTGTAAACTGACCTTCGAAGTCGTTATTGATGGCATCACGCGCATTCCCCCA
Above is a window of Macrococcoides canis DNA encoding:
- the mreC gene encoding rod shape-determining protein MreC, whose protein sequence is MLPNFYKRNKLVFMLFGLIVFIVLVGVSLKERSTSTAEAFAGDTVAAGQRIVSYPAMFVTTNFSNVIHMWDANEENKKLKQKIKGFEQVEADNYRLEKENQELRQALKTESIAVYEPEISTVISRNHDQWMNTMVINKGKSSGFKENMAVITTEGLVGRLKKVNSYSSQVEMITSSVKASKISVTLQQDGEEIFGMVDHFDDKKNLLVISDIDNNVKVKVGTRVVTSGLGGQFPKGILIGKVKKIENDEYGLSQIAYVETSADLKGLTQVYIAKKSPEAVTLEGSGE
- the nagZ gene encoding beta-N-acetylhexosaminidase, whose translation is MRYNRIIFIIVLPVIFLLTACNEHKISKAHYPAVELQRLSHVDLTTYYVSSMTLEEKIAQQLVLGFDGTNYNEALKAYSDRNIGGVILFKRNILNASQVTQLNQDIFNNATKIPMFIGIDQEGGRVNRLPASITNIESAYAIGLTNDKQYAYQQGRYIGENVKRLGFNLDFAPVLDIWSNPVNKVIGDRSFGQDANTVSEMSLSFRQGINDTGIITSGKHFPGHGDTVADSHVTLPVSQQSLEHLMQFELLPFKRHIDEDIDMLMVSHILFPEIDNKYPASISKEIVTNILKKRLGYKGVIISDDLSMGAISNRYTINEAVVRGLQSGETIMLIGSNTGDVDALIQYVKTNVENGNIDKKIIDENNEKIIRLKLKYGIL
- a CDS encoding DUF4930 family protein — encoded protein: MFRLLKGTIKLLLIVTVCIMIYLIIQFNPFTTPQTQTSNDRDAVAYDLEDNALFSNIPLSQVKNAFNIMDKKEFMAVSGLNLMGYNDEYLAGKRGDDYILYRFGERQVLVFPDEYTLNQALTERNQRIDLKDISSY
- a CDS encoding GNAT family N-acetyltransferase; translation: MLKICSMDEESARTISLWDFGDSYAYYNLNGEETAIQEFLNGHYYVVFKEEDIFGFFCDGDSAQVDMMSVNLNEIDFGFALNPKFIGRGYGRSFIKMIMHFYHRYHDICHFRLTVASFNTRAVYLYHRIGFEFKNEISMIENGTLTKFYVMRRDFNLKTDEDIPDLLYSYIRK
- a CDS encoding ABC transporter ATP-binding protein, which produces MSTTKRLYHEAVKEKRLFILGFIILFFAVVTELLGPVIGMYIIDHHIKDAGETINMEPIFQLLGLYFLIALIYAVMSYYQTIVFQTAGSNVIKHLRTNLFEHIQKLPIKYFDNLPAGKVVARITNDTQTILELFTVMLPTYIAGFTNILGIIIVIFYFNAKVGLLALIVVPLLFFWLMIYRKISDKYNHIVRERNSDMNAMLNESINGMTIIQAFNQEAKIQQEYDELNKEYLKNYERIIKLDSLTSHNLMGIIRSAVFLIMIYIFGQSFLSNEATLTAGMMYILVDYLTRLFNPMFNIVNQLSVLEQARVSSNRVFEMMDETPEIIEQDELLITRGEVQFQNVSFGYKKDELVLKNINIHASPGETIGLVGHTGSGKSSIMNLLFRFYDPTAGQILIDGIDTKSVTKASMRSRMGIVLQDPYLYTGTILSNITLGDKRISRQTAEHALMRVGGHRVLQSLEAGIDTEVVERGATLSSGQRQLISFARALAFDPKILILDEATASIDSETEAMIQQAMDVLKSGRTTFVIAHRLSTIKNADQIIVLDKGEIIEHGTHDELIALQGQYAKMYALQSGR
- a CDS encoding ABC transporter ATP-binding protein — encoded protein: MFDVLRKLSWFFKQEKKRYIIAIIVLLIANVVEVIPPWLIGQTIDAVNMKTLSASKFKWIMIVFLITIILSYIINFLWRYLLFNGSQLLESMMRRKLMAKFLTMSPGFYEKNRTGDLMAKATNDLSAIRMTVGFGILTLVDSTTYMITIIATMAVLVSWKLTLAALLPLPFLAIIEQKLGKMIHERYTVSQDAFGEMNDSVLESIEGIRVSKAFAQEEHLNERFRHMTTDVVNKFIHVEKLDALFKPLTIVITALSFMIALGYGSFLVNQGEITVGALISFNVYLNMLVWPMFAIGMLFNIMQRGNASLDRVMETLDTQDTLSEPIDHVVPDDHNVAFDAVTFQYPSSEAVNLSDISIQLNTGDTLGIVGPTGSGKTTLIKQILKEYPLGRGVITLGNIHLDQLTKREVRDKIGYVSQENILFSRTIRENIKFGKNDATEEEIAEALRLANFNEDIKRLPSGLDTLVGEKGIAISGGQKQRISIARAMIKNPDILILDDSLSAVDAKTETAIIENIESSRKGKTTIISTHRLSAVQHADHIVVLSEGVIVQEGTHDELIAQDGWYKEQFDRQQLGGESS
- the radC gene encoding RadC family protein, producing MQMIALECDKPRERLLTYGAAQLTNQELLSLIIGSGVRDESVYTVAKRLLEHTGHIKDLRYMTFQELITIKGIGEKKAAMILAIIELAIRMHTHTNEARIKVKSPACAANLLMERLRYMTQEHFVVLSLNTKNVVMHESTIFIGSLNASIVHPREVFKEAVKRSAAAIIIVHNHPSGDPEPSYEDIEATRRLIKCGELFGIDVLDHIIIGDGNYVSIKEKGIL
- a CDS encoding prepilin peptidase, whose product is MYIFSLNNIIHIQIALTITIFLIPLSIIDIESFTIPDQLLTLLFSCLMTGYTYLYIFHSATISKVTFEHITIKLLMILLLHIFFFLTKSIGYGDIKLFVILLIFLPIPYFIAMFFLTYLIGGFASMIFLSYKRNLKKVPLVPFITASFFVVMYLYQDIKYIYFGGFI
- a CDS encoding YfcC family protein, yielding MFGHIPEFSKIRLNSRKAPYIVVGCFCVYIINPFTVGIAQSIAEVPLFSGWGYRTLIYLLVLLTGILYVMHYAKKVKAHPEKSLLYDVNVEERRTMSDDVLDTKFDSFRKRHAVILTILAATIIINVYGIFKYGWFLTQMSANFLIMGIVVGIIGGLGINGTFDALLEGMKDILFGAMIVGFAKAIVVVLTSGKIIDTIVFHMTDFIDHLPAAFSVVAMFLTQLVLNFFIPSGSGQAMTTMPIMVPISDLLGINRQVAVLAFQYGDAISNNIIPTSASLMGLLAVAGIPYNKWLKFVWKISAIWVLICLGGLIVYMYL
- a CDS encoding CHAP domain-containing protein — protein: MKTYSEASSRIDWYEGKYINFDGVYGMQCMDLAVDYVYWLTGIRMWGNARDAINNDFEGQFTVCENTPSFQQQRGDIAVFTRGAFDNLYGHIAIVYNSGDLNGCMVLEQNWDGQARTPATLRWDDCSGISHFIRPNYKNETLFTSIKKKAPQKNTKYSTVTLPFNAAVDRGRSLTAYVTGTIDNLGAEVRKRSGNRVKGFNWNRKAGYELKPGDVIYIFEIHNGWGRIYTGNLTGKGSNDWIWLGRMKVNKVFK